A window from Cryptomeria japonica chromosome 1, Sugi_1.0, whole genome shotgun sequence encodes these proteins:
- the LOC131060931 gene encoding 3-dehydrosphinganine reductase TSC10A: protein MPKGTIAITIRKLSHTFYSVHLIPYTIEVEMADILQLIGALSIAVSITFICSLLLLWKPYSRIPSLKDKHVVITGGSSGIGLAIAKEALAQGAYVTMIARNLAKLEAAAQEILHELQCEKNRINIKAADVRNYEAISAAINESFQWRPFDVILLNAGVGSASYMDKVSIESIDTIVGTNLIGTLYTLRVALPLMKEISYRHPSALVLVGSLASLYPAYGGGVYTCTKYALRGLAENLRLELLPYKIAVSFVCPGFVETAMLTQMEDSIVDPVMAEVARKVTFYSRRRAENSRDVAKATLKAVTQGRSFLATGWKGSLLFILSTGILPADSFAKAVLGMIVQVPARVFGYLIICYVYAVIWVNHRTKTIIIKNSADK, encoded by the exons ATGCCCAAAGGGACCATTGCTATAACTATCAGAAAACTCTCTCATACATTCTATTCAGTTCATTTGATTCCCTATACCATTGAAGTAGAAATGGCAGATATTCTGCAATTGATTGGGGCCCTGTCTATAGCAGTATCCATTACCTTCATCTGCTCTCTCTTGCTTCTATGGAAACCATACTCCCGTATTCCAAGTTTAAAAGACAAGCATGTTGTAATAACAGGAGGATCAAGTGGGATTGGGCTTGCAATTGCCAAGGAAGCTCTTGCCCAAGGTGCTTATGTAACAATGATAGCAAGAAATCTAGCCAAACTTGAGGCAGCTGCCCAAGAAATCCTTCATGAGCTTCAATGTGAAAAGAACAGGATCAACATCAAG GCTGCAGATGTAAGAAATTATGAAGCCATTTCTGCAGCCATAAATGAATCCTTCCAATGGAGGCCTTTTGATGTGATTCTCTTGAATGCTGGAGTTGGTAGCGCTTCATATATGGATAAAGTTTCAATTGAAAGCATTGATACTATAGTTGGTACAAACCTTATTGGGACACTCTACACTTTGAGGGTGGCTCTGCCTTTGATGAAGGAGATCAGTTACAGGCATCCCTCTGCCCTTGTGTTAGTGGGTTCTCTTGCTTCTCTG TACCCTGCATATGGTGGTGGGGTTTACACGTGTACAAAGTATGCGCTCAGAGGGCTTGCAGAGAATCTGAGGCTTGAGCTCCTGCCTTACAAAATTGCAGTCAGTTTTGTATGTCCAGGATTTGTAGAAACCGCCATGCTAACTCAAATGGAAG ATAGTATCGTTGATCCAGTAATGGCAGAGGTTGCCAGAAAAGTCACATTTTATAGCAGGAGGAGAGCAGAAAATTCAAGGGATGTAGCGAAGGCTACTTTGAAAGCTGTCACACAAGGGCGTTCTTTTCTGGCAACTGGGTGGAAGGGTTCACTATTGTTCATCTTATCTACTGGGATTTTGCCTGCTGATTCTTTTGCAAAAGCTGTGCTTGGCATGATTGTACAAGTTCCAGCGAGGGTTTTTGGCTATTTAATTATTTGTTATGTTTATGCAGTAATATGGGTGAACCATAGAACCAAGACCATCATCATCAAAAATTCTGCAGACAAATAA